One genomic segment of Suncus etruscus isolate mSunEtr1 chromosome 15, mSunEtr1.pri.cur, whole genome shotgun sequence includes these proteins:
- the LOC126030116 gene encoding LOW QUALITY PROTEIN: protein ENL-like (The sequence of the model RefSeq protein was modified relative to this genomic sequence to represent the inferred CDS: inserted 2 bases in 1 codon; substituted 1 base at 1 genomic stop codon), giving the protein MPRALGSCTVQVKLELGHRAQLRKKPTTEGFTHDWMVFVRGPSXCEIQHFREKVVFRLHDSFPKPKCVCKEPPYQVEESWYTGFIMPIEVYLKNKEEPRKVCFTNYDLFLNLEGNPPFNHLRCEKLTFNNPTLKFWCKLLMAGGVMVMPEGAKTLSRLSPDYPMLPTIPLSAFSDPKKTKPGHGSKVSEAEGPFSGRVSECPAISQSPRXGPGGGGAERPRKDSESKGAAKEAEREREPARGTKDAARKLGEGRPAKEEKAAPPKAAFKEPKMTLKEPKLESLSPKGGPPPKASGKRPAPADSPRPGAKKPKKSGCKSSRGGPAASPRTSASASAFPDKKPAKDKGGYKGKAESDPREAKKVPDVEESNSEDEASFKTESTQSNPSSSSSSSDSDPSQNHNQEEDAPQERTEAVGRQLPRKQLIGNAQHQGGQHAVHPLGSHQQAEVCDIPVPTGKRTSKTPTAKRLRLEARAQNPLGKSTPQPQSGKLTPISGDMQVTEDTMCHYLTRKPMTTKDLQKKFQTKKTGLRSE; this is encoded by the exons TGCACTGTCCAGGTGAAGCTCGAGCTCGGCCACCGCGCCCAGCTGCGCAAGAAGCCGACGACCGAGGGCTTCACGCACGACTGGATGGTGTTTGTGCGTGGCCCGAG TTGCGAGATCCAGCACTTCAGGGAGAAGGTGGTCTTCCGCCTGCACGACAGCTTCCCCAAGCCCAAGTGCG TGTGTAAGGAGCCCCCCTACCAGGTAGAGGAATCATGGTACACTGGCTTCATCATGCCCATCGAGGTGTACTTAAAGAACAAG GAGGAGCCCCGGAAGGTGTGTTTCACAAACTACGACCTCTTCCTGAACCTGGAGGGGAACCCGCCCTTCAACCACCTGCGCTGCGAGAAGCTCACGTTCAACAACCCCACGCTGAAGTTCTGGTGCAAGCTACTCATGGCCGGTGGG GTGATGGTAATGCCTGAAGGAGCAAAAACGCTTTCCAGGCTCAGCCCAGACTACCCCATGTTGCCCACAATTCCACTCTCTGCCTTCTCTGACCCCAAGAAGACCAAACCGGGCCACGGCTCCAAGGTTAGTGAGGCGGAAGGCCC TTTCTCAGGCCGCGTGTCCGAGTGTCCCGCCATCAGTCAGTCTCCTCGGTAGGGGCCTGGGGGTGGCGGGGCCGAGCGACCCCGCAAGGACTCGGAGAGCAAGGGCGCCGCCAAGGAGGCCGAGCGGGAGCGGGAGCCGGCCCGGGGCACCAAGGATGCGGCGCGCAAGCTGGGCGAGGGCCGGCCGGCCAAGGAGGAGAAGGCGGCGCCGCCCAAGGCCGCCTTCAAGGAGCCCAAGATGACCCTGAAGGAGCCCAAGCTCGAGAGCCTGTCCCCCAAGGGGGGACCCCCGCCCAAGGCGTCCGGCAAGCGCCCGGCGCCCGCCGACTCGCCCAGGCCCGGCGCCAAGAAGCCCAAGAAGAGCGGCTGCAAGAGCTCGAGGGGCGGCCCCGCCGCGTCCCCCCGCACCTCGGCCTCGGCCTCCGCCTTCCCGGACAAGAAGCCCGCCAAGGACAAGGGCGGCTACAAGGGCAAGGCCGAGAGCGACCCCCGCGAGGCCAAGAAGGTCCCCGACGTGGAGGAGTCCAACTCGGAGGACGAGGCGTCCTTCAAGACCG AATCCACCCAGTCCAACCCGTCCAGTTCCAGTTCCAGCTCCGACTCCGACCCGTCCCAGAACCACAATCAAG AAGAAGATGCCCCCCAAGAGAGAACGGAAGCCGTTGGGCGGCAGCTCCCAAGGAAACAGCTGATCGGGAATGCCCAACACCAAGGCGGGCAGCATGCTGTCCACCCTTTAGGCAGCCACCAGCAAGCTGAA GTCTGTGACATACCTGTCCCAACAGGCAAAAGGACCAGCAAGACGCCAACGGCCAAGCGGCTGAGGCTGGAAGCCAGAGCCCAGAACCCATTGGGCAAGTCCACCCCACAGCCCCAGTCGGGGAAATTGACGCCCATCAGTGG GGACATGCAGGTGACGGAGGACACGATGTGCCACTACCTGACCCGAAAGCCCATGACCACCAAAGACCTGCAGAAGAAATTTCAGACCAAGAAGACGGGGCTGAGAAGCGAGTAG